In Synechococcus sp. RS9909, one genomic interval encodes:
- a CDS encoding 2-isopropylmalate synthase: MAKDPGRVLIFDTTLRDGEQSPGASLNLEEKLAIAQQLARLGVDIIEAGFPFASAGDFEAVQRIAQQVGGAQGPIICGLARASRGDIKACADAVAPAPRRRIHTFIATSDIHLEHKLRKSRKEVLAIVPEMVAYARSLVDDVEFSCEDAGRSDPEFLYEVIEAAIAAGAGTINIPDTVGYTTPAEFGALIAGIDQHVPNIQEAVLSVHGHNDLGLAVANFLEAVKNGARQLECTINGIGERAGNAALEELVMALHVRRRYFNPFLGRDEESPTPLTAVRTEEITKTSRLVSNLTGMVVQPNKAIVGANAFAHESGIHQDGVLKNRLTYEIVDARTVGLSDNRISLGKLSGRSAVRARLEELGYDLSREDLDEAFARFKDLADRKREITDRDLEAIVSEQVQQPEARYQLKLVQVSCGSSLRPTATVTLADEEGREQTAAAIGTGPVDAVCRALNALAEEPNQLVEFSVKSVTEGIDAMGEVTIRLRRDGALYSGHSADTDVVVAAAQAFVNALNRLVAGASRSAIHPQRDHAVLETRPSL, encoded by the coding sequence CGCGTTCTGATCTTCGATACCACCCTGCGGGATGGTGAACAGTCGCCTGGCGCCAGCCTCAACCTGGAGGAGAAGCTGGCGATCGCGCAGCAGCTGGCCCGGCTCGGTGTCGACATCATCGAAGCCGGATTTCCCTTTGCCAGTGCCGGCGATTTCGAGGCGGTGCAGCGCATCGCCCAACAGGTGGGTGGTGCGCAGGGGCCGATCATCTGCGGCCTCGCCCGCGCCTCCCGTGGCGATATCAAGGCCTGTGCCGATGCGGTGGCCCCAGCCCCGCGCCGCCGCATCCACACCTTCATCGCCACCAGCGACATCCACCTCGAGCACAAGCTGCGCAAGAGCCGCAAGGAGGTGCTGGCGATTGTTCCCGAGATGGTCGCGTATGCCCGCTCCCTCGTCGACGACGTCGAGTTCTCCTGTGAGGACGCCGGCCGCAGTGATCCGGAGTTTCTCTACGAGGTGATCGAAGCGGCGATCGCGGCTGGTGCTGGCACGATCAACATTCCCGACACCGTCGGCTACACCACCCCGGCGGAATTCGGTGCCCTGATCGCCGGCATCGATCAGCACGTGCCCAACATCCAGGAGGCGGTCCTGTCGGTGCATGGCCACAACGATCTGGGCCTGGCCGTGGCCAATTTCCTTGAGGCGGTCAAGAACGGGGCCCGTCAACTCGAGTGCACCATCAATGGCATCGGCGAACGGGCCGGTAATGCGGCCCTGGAGGAGTTGGTGATGGCCCTGCATGTGCGCCGCCGCTACTTCAATCCTTTTTTGGGTCGCGACGAGGAGTCCCCGACGCCGCTCACGGCCGTTCGCACCGAGGAGATCACCAAGACCTCCCGCTTGGTGTCGAATCTCACCGGCATGGTGGTGCAACCCAACAAGGCGATCGTGGGTGCCAACGCTTTCGCCCACGAGTCGGGCATTCACCAGGACGGCGTGCTCAAGAACCGGCTGACCTATGAAATTGTTGATGCCCGCACCGTCGGCCTCAGCGATAACCGCATCTCCCTGGGCAAATTGAGTGGTCGCAGTGCCGTGCGCGCTCGCCTCGAGGAGCTGGGCTACGACCTCAGCCGCGAGGATCTCGATGAGGCCTTTGCCCGCTTCAAGGATCTGGCCGATCGCAAGCGTGAGATCACCGATCGCGATCTGGAAGCGATCGTGAGCGAGCAGGTGCAGCAGCCCGAGGCCCGCTACCAGCTCAAGCTGGTGCAGGTGAGTTGTGGCAGCAGCCTGCGGCCCACCGCCACCGTCACCCTGGCCGACGAAGAGGGGCGGGAACAGACCGCGGCCGCGATCGGCACCGGGCCGGTGGATGCGGTGTGTCGGGCGCTCAATGCTCTGGCGGAGGAGCCCAACCAGCTGGTGGAGTTCTCCGTGAAATCGGTCACCGAGGGCATCGACGCCATGGGGGAGGTCACGATCCGGTTGCGCCGCGACGGTGCGCTCTATTCCGGCCATTCCGCTGACACCGATGTGGTGGTGGCGGCGGCCCAGGCGTTCGTCAATGCCCTCAACCGCCTGGTGGCCGGTGCGTCCCGCTCCGCCATCCACCCCCAGCGCGATCATGCGGTCCTGGAGACCCGCCCGAGCCTCTGA
- a CDS encoding carbohydrate ABC transporter permease, with protein sequence MTTRVRSRFAPVLQLLVLILLALVVLVPLLWLVSTSLKGPSEDIFTSPPALLPAAPSLEAYGRLFRDNPLGLYLINSTIVSVLAVVANLLFCSLAAYPLARMRFAGRGLVLALVVATILIPFQVVMIPLYLLMVQLGLRNTLLALVIPQAATAFGLYLLRQSFLAVPVELEEAARIDGCSKLGEWWNVMIPAARADLITLAMFVFIGTWSDFLWPLVILDDPQLYTLPLGLQQLASSFSLDWRIVAAGSVVSILPVLVLFVLLQRYILPSASSDAVKG encoded by the coding sequence ATGACCACCCGCGTGCGCTCCCGTTTCGCTCCGGTGCTGCAGCTGCTCGTGCTGATTCTGTTGGCGCTTGTGGTGCTGGTGCCCCTGCTCTGGTTGGTGAGCACTTCGCTCAAAGGTCCTTCAGAAGACATCTTCACCAGCCCACCGGCGCTCTTGCCTGCAGCACCGAGCCTTGAGGCCTACGGCCGCCTCTTCCGGGATAACCCCCTGGGGCTTTATCTGATCAACAGCACGATCGTCAGCGTGCTGGCGGTGGTGGCCAATTTGCTGTTCTGCTCCCTGGCCGCCTATCCACTGGCACGCATGCGCTTTGCAGGTCGTGGCTTGGTGTTGGCTCTGGTGGTGGCCACGATCCTGATTCCGTTTCAGGTGGTGATGATTCCGCTTTATCTGCTGATGGTGCAGCTCGGCCTGCGCAACACCCTGCTGGCCCTGGTGATTCCCCAGGCCGCCACCGCCTTCGGTCTCTACCTGTTGCGTCAGAGTTTTCTCGCCGTGCCGGTGGAGTTGGAGGAGGCGGCTCGCATCGATGGCTGCAGCAAGCTCGGCGAGTGGTGGAACGTGATGATCCCAGCGGCCCGGGCTGATCTGATCACCCTGGCGATGTTTGTGTTCATCGGCACCTGGAGTGATTTCCTCTGGCCTCTGGTGATCCTCGATGACCCCCAGCTCTACACCCTGCCCCTCGGACTGCAGCAGCTGGCGAGCAGTTTTTCGCTCGACTGGCGCATCGTCGCCGCTGGATCGGTGGTGTCGATTCTGCCGGTGCTCGTGCTGTTTGTGTTGCTGCAGCGCTACATCCTTCCCAGTGCCAGCAGCGATGCGGTGAAGGGTTAA
- a CDS encoding Nif11-like leader peptide family natural product precursor, protein MALADLDRLLELRGQDPELAQTMAEPLAMDQLIALAAARGLAVTEADVLAAQERADAAMAPQQLQERVAQEARRLRHFIQG, encoded by the coding sequence ATGGCCTTGGCGGATCTGGATCGGTTGCTCGAGCTGCGCGGCCAAGACCCGGAATTGGCGCAGACCATGGCCGAACCTTTGGCGATGGACCAGTTGATCGCCCTGGCGGCGGCCAGGGGCCTGGCGGTGACGGAGGCGGATGTGCTCGCGGCTCAGGAGCGCGCCGATGCGGCCATGGCGCCGCAACAGTTGCAGGAACGGGTCGCGCAGGAGGCCCGGCGCTTACGCCATTTCATCCAGGGGTGA